In Streptomyces seoulensis, the following are encoded in one genomic region:
- a CDS encoding ketoacyl-ACP synthase III, translating to MAKIKPSKGAPYARILGVGGYRPTRVVPNEVILETIDSSDEWIRSRSGIETRHWAGPEETVAAMSIEAAGKAIADSGIDADRIGAVVVSTVSHFSQTPAVATEIADKLGTDKAAAFDISAGCAGFGYGLTLAKGMVVEGSAEYVLVIGVERLSDLTDLEDRATAFLFGDGAGAVVVGPSQEPAIGPTVWGSEGDKAGTIKQTVPWDRFHVGDVSELPLDSAGNIKFPAITQEGQAVFRWAVFEMAKVAQQALDAAGISSDDLDVFIPHQANVRIIDSMVKTLKLPEHVTVARDIRTTGNTSAASIPLAMERLLATGEAKSGDTALVIGFGAGLVYAATVVTLP from the coding sequence ATGGCGAAGATCAAGCCCAGCAAGGGCGCCCCGTACGCGCGCATCCTCGGGGTCGGCGGCTACCGCCCGACCCGGGTGGTGCCCAACGAGGTGATCCTGGAGACGATCGACTCCTCCGACGAGTGGATCAGGTCCCGCTCCGGGATCGAGACCCGGCACTGGGCGGGCCCCGAGGAGACGGTCGCCGCGATGTCGATCGAGGCGGCGGGCAAGGCCATCGCCGACTCGGGCATCGACGCCGACCGGATCGGCGCCGTGGTGGTCTCCACCGTCTCGCACTTCAGCCAGACCCCGGCCGTGGCCACCGAGATCGCGGACAAGCTGGGCACCGACAAGGCCGCCGCGTTCGACATCTCGGCGGGCTGCGCGGGCTTCGGCTACGGCCTGACCCTCGCCAAGGGCATGGTCGTCGAGGGCTCCGCCGAGTACGTGCTCGTCATCGGCGTGGAGCGGCTCAGCGACCTGACCGACCTGGAGGACCGCGCGACGGCATTCCTGTTCGGTGACGGCGCGGGCGCGGTCGTGGTCGGCCCGTCCCAGGAGCCCGCCATCGGTCCCACGGTGTGGGGCTCGGAGGGCGACAAGGCCGGCACGATCAAGCAGACCGTCCCGTGGGACCGTTTCCACGTGGGAGACGTCTCCGAGCTTCCCCTGGACAGCGCGGGCAACATCAAGTTCCCCGCGATCACGCAGGAGGGCCAGGCGGTGTTCCGCTGGGCCGTGTTCGAGATGGCGAAGGTCGCCCAGCAGGCGCTGGACGCGGCCGGGATCTCCTCGGACGACCTGGACGTCTTCATCCCGCACCAGGCCAATGTGCGGATCATCGACTCGATGGTGAAGACTCTGAAGCTGCCGGAGCATGTCACGGTCGCCCGTGACATCCGCACCACCGGCAACACCTCGGCCGCGTCGATCCCGCTCGCTATGGAGCGGCTTCTGGCGACCGGCGAGGCCAAGAGCGGCGACACGGCGCTCGTCATCGGATTCGGGGCGGGTCTGGTCTACGCCGCCACTGTCGTTACCCTCCCCTAG
- a CDS encoding SGNH/GDSL hydrolase family protein, translating into MRKPGHRARAVLAVLTAAVLAGGCDSIRGGDGGTGVSRPSAKPSPVWNAHPDSVAAVGDSVTRGFDACQVLADCPEVSWATGADTGVDSLAVRLLGRQGAAERGWNYAVTGARMADLPGQMAAAVKRRPELVTVMVGANDACRSSVSAMTPVADFRADFERSMATLREELPRTQVYVASVPNLLRLWSEGRADPLGKEVWKLGICPSMLRGADDLTEAATARRQEVQARVEAYNTVLAEVCAKDERCRSDGNAVFDYRFGTGQLSQWDWFHPSRDGQARLAEIAYRTVTEHRP; encoded by the coding sequence ATGCGGAAACCAGGCCACCGGGCGCGCGCCGTGCTCGCCGTGCTGACGGCGGCGGTGCTGGCGGGCGGCTGTGACTCCATCCGGGGCGGTGACGGAGGTACGGGCGTGTCCCGGCCCTCCGCGAAGCCCTCCCCGGTGTGGAACGCGCACCCGGACTCGGTCGCGGCCGTGGGCGACTCCGTCACCCGTGGCTTCGACGCCTGCCAGGTCCTCGCGGACTGCCCCGAGGTGTCCTGGGCGACGGGCGCGGACACCGGCGTGGACAGCCTCGCGGTCCGGCTGCTGGGGCGGCAGGGCGCGGCCGAGCGGGGCTGGAACTACGCGGTGACCGGCGCCCGGATGGCCGACCTGCCCGGCCAGATGGCCGCGGCGGTGAAGCGGCGCCCGGAGCTGGTGACGGTGATGGTGGGCGCGAACGACGCCTGCCGGTCCTCGGTGTCGGCGATGACCCCGGTGGCGGACTTCCGCGCGGACTTCGAGCGCTCGATGGCGACCCTGCGCGAGGAGCTGCCCAGGACGCAGGTGTACGTGGCGAGCGTGCCGAACCTGCTGCGACTGTGGTCGGAGGGGCGGGCCGATCCGCTAGGCAAGGAGGTGTGGAAGCTGGGCATCTGCCCCTCCATGCTGCGCGGCGCGGACGACCTGACCGAGGCGGCGACGGCGCGCCGGCAGGAGGTCCAGGCCCGGGTGGAGGCGTACAACACGGTGCTGGCCGAGGTGTGCGCGAAGGACGAGCGCTGCCGCTCCGACGGCAACGCGGTCTTCGACTACCGCTTCGGTACCGGGCAGTTGAGCCAGTGGGACTGGTTCCACCCGAGCCGGGACGGGCAGGCCCGGCTCGCGGAGATCGCGTACCGGACGGTCACAGAGCACAGACCGTGA
- a CDS encoding aldo/keto reductase produces the protein MTDRTMPTVRLGETGPETSVQGLGCMGMSFGYGPADTDQSRAALERAFGLGVTLYDTADAYGAGDNERFLAPFFKAHRDEVVIATKFALTIPPDDPSKRIIRNDAPYIRQAIEDSLKRLDVDVIDLYYMHRRDVNVPIEETVGVMADLVREGKVKHLGLSEVTADELRTAHAVHPIAAVQSEWSLFSRDIETQVVPAARELGVGLVPYSPLGRGFLTGAFTDAAKELTDGDFRRSQPRFTGDNATANAALLEPVRRVAEAHGATLGQVALAWVHQRAAAYGLAVVPIPGTRKAERVTENAGAAHLVLTEEELALLEPIAGQVAGDRYADMTFTSAGREQ, from the coding sequence ATGACCGACCGCACGATGCCGACCGTACGCCTGGGCGAGACCGGCCCGGAGACCAGCGTCCAGGGCCTCGGCTGCATGGGCATGAGCTTCGGCTACGGCCCCGCCGACACCGACCAGTCGCGGGCCGCCCTGGAGCGCGCCTTCGGCCTCGGCGTGACGCTGTACGACACGGCGGACGCCTACGGAGCCGGGGACAACGAGCGCTTCCTCGCCCCCTTCTTCAAGGCCCACCGCGACGAGGTGGTCATCGCCACCAAGTTCGCGCTGACCATCCCGCCGGACGACCCGAGCAAGCGGATCATCCGCAACGACGCCCCGTACATCCGCCAGGCGATCGAGGACAGCCTCAAGCGGCTCGACGTCGACGTGATCGACCTCTACTACATGCACCGCCGCGATGTGAACGTACCGATCGAGGAGACCGTCGGCGTCATGGCCGACCTGGTGCGCGAGGGCAAGGTCAAGCACCTGGGGCTCAGCGAGGTCACCGCGGACGAACTGCGCACTGCGCACGCCGTCCACCCGATCGCCGCCGTGCAGTCCGAGTGGTCCCTGTTCAGCCGGGACATCGAGACCCAGGTCGTCCCGGCCGCCCGCGAGCTGGGCGTCGGCCTGGTGCCCTACTCCCCGCTGGGCCGTGGCTTCCTCACCGGCGCCTTCACGGACGCCGCCAAGGAGCTGACCGACGGCGACTTCCGCCGCTCCCAGCCCCGCTTCACCGGTGACAACGCGACCGCCAACGCGGCCCTGCTGGAGCCGGTGCGCCGGGTCGCCGAGGCGCACGGGGCGACCCTCGGCCAGGTCGCGCTGGCCTGGGTGCACCAGCGGGCTGCGGCGTACGGCCTCGCGGTCGTCCCGATCCCGGGCACCCGCAAGGCCGAGCGGGTCACCGAGAACGCCGGCGCCGCCCACCTCGTCCTCACCGAGGAGGAACTGGCCCTGCTGGAGCCGATCGCCGGGCAGGTCGCGGGCGACCGGTACGCCGACATGACGTTCACCTCGGCGGGCCGGGAGCAGTAG
- a CDS encoding ACP S-malonyltransferase: MLVLVAPGQGAQTPGFLTPWLELPGAADRVAAWSDAIGLDLVHYGTLADADAIRDTAVAQPLLVAAGLLSAAALGDIAPGAVAGHSVGEITAAAFAGVLDDVSALNLVRKRGLAMADAAAITETGMSALLGGDPEVSVAHLEKLGLTPANINGAGQIVAAGTLEQLAALAEDKPEGVRKVVPLKVAGAFHTRHMAPAVETLAKAAAELAPADPKLTYVSNKDGRTVASGTEVLERLVGQVANPVRWDLCMETFKELGATALIEVCPGGTLTGLAKRALPGVRTLALKTPEDLDAARALIAETASPAADAAGA; this comes from the coding sequence GTGCTCGTACTCGTCGCTCCCGGCCAGGGCGCCCAGACGCCCGGCTTCCTGACCCCCTGGCTCGAACTCCCCGGTGCCGCCGACCGCGTCGCGGCGTGGTCCGACGCCATCGGACTGGACCTCGTCCACTACGGAACGCTGGCCGACGCGGACGCGATCCGCGACACCGCCGTGGCGCAGCCGCTGCTGGTCGCGGCCGGGCTGCTGTCCGCCGCGGCACTGGGTGACATCGCGCCGGGCGCGGTCGCGGGCCACAGCGTCGGCGAGATCACCGCCGCCGCCTTCGCGGGCGTGCTGGACGACGTCTCCGCCCTGAACCTGGTGCGCAAGCGGGGTCTGGCGATGGCCGACGCCGCCGCGATCACCGAGACCGGCATGTCGGCGCTGCTCGGCGGCGACCCGGAGGTCTCCGTCGCGCACCTGGAGAAGCTGGGCCTGACCCCGGCCAACATCAACGGCGCGGGCCAGATCGTCGCGGCGGGCACGCTGGAGCAGCTGGCCGCGCTGGCCGAGGACAAGCCGGAGGGCGTCCGCAAGGTCGTCCCGCTGAAGGTGGCCGGCGCCTTCCACACCCGCCACATGGCGCCCGCCGTCGAGACGCTGGCCAAGGCCGCGGCCGAGCTGGCCCCGGCGGACCCGAAGCTGACCTACGTCTCCAACAAGGACGGCCGTACGGTCGCCTCCGGCACCGAGGTGCTGGAGCGGCTGGTCGGCCAGGTCGCCAACCCGGTCCGCTGGGACCTGTGCATGGAGACCTTCAAGGAGCTGGGCGCCACCGCGCTGATCGAGGTGTGCCCCGGCGGCACGCTGACCGGCCTGGCCAAGCGCGCTCTGCCCGGTGTACGGACGCTCGCCCTGAAGACCCCCGAGGATCTCGACGCGGCGCGCGCGCTCATCGCCGAGACCGCGAGTCCTGCCGCTGACGCGGCGGGCGCCTGA
- a CDS encoding DUF3145 domain-containing protein, producing MTTRGVLYVHSAPRALCPHVEWAIAGVLGTRVSLDWIRQPAAPGTWRSEFSWQGEAATASKLASALRGWQLLRFEVTAEPSAAAEGERYSCTPELGIFHAVTGIHGDILIPEDRLRAALQRSRQGESDLEAELSKLLGKPWDDELETFRHAGEGAPVRWLHQVV from the coding sequence GTGACGACACGTGGAGTTCTGTACGTGCACTCCGCGCCGCGCGCGCTGTGCCCGCATGTCGAGTGGGCCATCGCCGGGGTGCTGGGCACGCGCGTCAGCCTGGACTGGATCAGGCAGCCCGCCGCGCCCGGTACCTGGCGCTCGGAGTTCTCCTGGCAGGGTGAGGCGGCCACCGCCTCCAAGCTCGCCTCCGCGCTGCGCGGCTGGCAGCTGCTCCGCTTCGAGGTCACCGCCGAGCCGTCCGCCGCCGCCGAGGGCGAGCGCTACAGCTGCACCCCCGAGCTGGGCATCTTCCACGCCGTCACCGGCATCCACGGCGACATCCTCATCCCCGAGGACCGCCTGCGCGCCGCCCTCCAGCGCAGCCGCCAGGGCGAGAGCGACCTGGAGGCCGAACTCTCCAAGCTCCTCGGCAAGCCCTGGGACGACGAACTGGAGACCTTCCGCCACGCGGGCGAGGGCGCCCCGGTCCGCTGGCTCCACCAGGTCGTCTGA
- the fabF gene encoding beta-ketoacyl-ACP synthase II gives MSPTNRTVVVTGIGATTPLGGDAASTWDAMLAGRSGVSRLEQEWAAELPVQIAAQIAVEPGEILPRPQARKLDRSAQFALIAAKEAWADAGFTAKAGEDQSVNPDRLGAVIASGIGGVTTLLDQYDVLREKGVRRVSPHTVPMLMPNSPAANVGIELGARAGVHTPVSACASGAEAIGYAIEMIRTGRADVVVAGGTEAAIHPLPIVAFGNMMAMSKNNDDPEGASRPYDSGRDGFVLGEGAGVIVLESEEHAKARGARVYAEAIGQGISADAHHITQPEPSGNGIAQALQNLLDSTDLKPAEIVHVNAHATSTPQGDVAEVKALRKVFGDDVDHMAVSATKSMTGHLLGGAGGIESVASILALVNRTAPPTINVTELDPEVNADVVVGEPRQLPEGRIAALNDSFGFGGHNVVLAFRTI, from the coding sequence GTGAGCCCGACCAATCGCACCGTGGTCGTCACCGGTATCGGCGCAACCACACCGCTGGGTGGCGACGCAGCTTCCACCTGGGACGCCATGCTGGCCGGCCGGTCCGGCGTCAGCCGCCTGGAGCAGGAGTGGGCGGCCGAGCTGCCGGTTCAGATCGCCGCGCAGATCGCCGTCGAGCCGGGTGAGATCCTCCCCCGGCCGCAGGCCCGCAAGCTGGACCGGTCCGCGCAGTTCGCGCTGATCGCCGCCAAGGAAGCCTGGGCGGACGCCGGTTTCACCGCCAAGGCCGGTGAGGACCAGTCCGTGAACCCCGACCGCCTCGGCGCGGTCATCGCCTCCGGCATCGGCGGCGTGACGACCCTCCTGGACCAGTACGACGTACTGCGGGAGAAGGGCGTCCGCCGGGTCTCCCCGCACACCGTGCCGATGCTGATGCCCAACTCCCCGGCGGCCAACGTCGGTATCGAGCTGGGCGCGCGTGCCGGTGTGCACACCCCCGTATCGGCCTGCGCCTCCGGCGCCGAGGCCATCGGGTACGCGATCGAGATGATCCGTACCGGGCGTGCGGACGTGGTCGTGGCCGGTGGCACCGAGGCCGCCATCCACCCGCTGCCCATCGTCGCCTTCGGCAACATGATGGCGATGTCCAAGAACAACGACGACCCCGAGGGCGCGTCCCGCCCCTACGACTCGGGCCGTGACGGCTTCGTGCTCGGTGAGGGCGCCGGTGTGATCGTGCTGGAGTCCGAGGAGCACGCCAAGGCGCGCGGTGCCCGGGTCTACGCCGAGGCGATCGGCCAGGGCATCTCGGCCGACGCGCACCACATCACGCAGCCGGAGCCCTCGGGCAACGGCATCGCGCAGGCGCTGCAGAACCTGCTGGACTCCACCGACCTGAAGCCGGCGGAGATCGTGCACGTGAACGCGCACGCCACCTCGACGCCGCAGGGTGACGTGGCCGAGGTCAAGGCGCTGCGGAAGGTCTTCGGCGACGACGTCGACCACATGGCCGTCTCCGCGACCAAGTCGATGACGGGTCACCTGCTGGGCGGCGCGGGCGGTATCGAGAGCGTCGCGTCCATCCTGGCGCTGGTGAACCGCACGGCCCCGCCGACGATCAACGTCACCGAGCTGGACCCCGAGGTCAACGCGGACGTCGTCGTGGGCGAGCCGCGTCAGCTTCCCGAGGGCCGGATCGCCGCGCTGAACGACTCGTTCGGCTTCGGCGGCCACAACGTGGTGCTGGCGTTCCGCACCATCTGA
- a CDS encoding GNAT family N-acetyltransferase, which produces MSLVRRALPEDAPEVLRLRQVMIDSVSGGGDAGTWHEESLPTLRARLADPDGTFAAFVVDHPERPGALAALAVGTAEYRIGRETNPHGVVGFVFSVATDPGTRRRGYARACMDGLLDWFRVRGARQIQLTASADARPLYEALGFEPKPDPLMELRL; this is translated from the coding sequence ATGAGTCTCGTACGCCGGGCCCTGCCCGAGGACGCGCCGGAAGTGCTGCGCCTGCGCCAGGTGATGATCGACTCCGTCTCCGGGGGCGGTGACGCCGGGACCTGGCACGAGGAGTCCCTGCCCACCCTGCGCGCCCGGCTGGCCGACCCGGACGGCACCTTCGCCGCCTTCGTGGTGGACCACCCGGAGCGGCCGGGGGCGCTGGCCGCGCTCGCGGTGGGGACGGCCGAGTACCGGATCGGGCGGGAGACCAACCCGCACGGCGTGGTCGGCTTCGTGTTCAGCGTGGCCACCGATCCCGGTACCCGGCGCCGGGGGTACGCGCGTGCGTGCATGGACGGGCTGCTGGACTGGTTCCGCGTGCGGGGTGCCCGGCAGATCCAGCTCACCGCCTCCGCCGACGCCCGCCCGCTGTACGAGGCGCTGGGGTTCGAGCCCAAGCCCGACCCCTTGATGGAGCTGCGGCTGTGA
- a CDS encoding serine hydrolase domain-containing protein, whose product MSLQSLALIENWPVPTAAAGVVRADGTVLGTHGPVDHRFPLASVTKPLAAYAALVAYEEGAVELDEPAGPPGATVRHLLAHTSGLAFDEHRTMSAPGERRLYSNAGFEQLGDHLAKATDIPFPEYLRQAVLEPLGMTSTSLEGSPAKDGVSTVADLLRFAAELQAPRLLDPRTVAAAMTVQYPGTKGVLPGYGHQNPNDWGLGFEIRGAKSPHWTGSSSSPRTFGHFGQSGTFLWTDPDAGMAAVALTDRAFGPWAVEAWPVFTDAVLAEVRG is encoded by the coding sequence ATGTCGTTGCAGAGCCTGGCGCTGATCGAGAACTGGCCCGTCCCCACCGCCGCCGCGGGGGTGGTGCGGGCCGACGGGACCGTGCTGGGTACGCACGGTCCGGTGGACCACCGCTTCCCGCTGGCCTCGGTGACCAAGCCGCTGGCCGCCTACGCGGCGCTGGTCGCGTACGAGGAGGGCGCCGTCGAGCTGGACGAGCCCGCCGGGCCGCCCGGGGCCACGGTCCGCCATCTGCTGGCGCACACCTCCGGGCTGGCCTTCGACGAGCACCGCACGATGTCCGCGCCCGGTGAGCGGCGGCTGTACTCCAACGCCGGTTTCGAGCAGCTCGGCGACCACCTCGCCAAGGCCACCGACATCCCCTTCCCCGAGTATCTGCGCCAGGCGGTGCTGGAGCCGCTGGGCATGACCTCGACCTCGCTGGAGGGCTCCCCCGCCAAGGACGGCGTCTCCACGGTGGCGGACCTGCTGCGCTTCGCGGCCGAACTCCAGGCACCGCGCCTGCTGGACCCCAGGACCGTCGCGGCGGCGATGACCGTGCAGTACCCGGGTACCAAGGGCGTACTACCGGGATACGGCCACCAGAACCCCAACGACTGGGGGCTCGGCTTCGAGATCCGGGGCGCCAAGTCCCCGCACTGGACCGGGAGTTCGTCCTCCCCGCGCACCTTCGGCCACTTCGGCCAGTCCGGCACCTTCCTGTGGACGGACCCGGACGCGGGCATGGCCGCCGTCGCCCTGACCGACCGCGCCTTCGGGCCGTGGGCGGTCGAGGCGTGGCCGGTGTTCACGGACGCGGTGCTGGCGGAAGTCCGGGGCTGA
- a CDS encoding pirin family protein: MEVRRAAERYHGGDPEAGIDSRHALSFGPHYDPANLRFGAVIACNEERLAPGAGFGEHPHSHTEIVTWVVEGELTHRDSAGHESVVRPGDVQHLSAAAGVRHVERNDGTVPLTFLQMWLAPLKPGGEPSYEVVPGIADSTPYALPGAGAMLHVRRLAAGERTAVPDAAHLYVHVVRGEVGLAGETLGPGDSARITGAEGLAAVGVTAAELLVWEMGP, translated from the coding sequence ATGGAGGTACGGCGCGCCGCTGAGCGTTACCACGGAGGAGACCCGGAGGCGGGCATCGACTCCCGCCACGCCCTGTCCTTCGGGCCGCACTACGACCCCGCGAACCTGCGCTTCGGCGCGGTGATCGCCTGCAACGAGGAACGGCTCGCGCCCGGCGCCGGGTTCGGTGAGCACCCGCACAGCCACACCGAGATCGTCACCTGGGTCGTGGAGGGGGAGCTGACCCACCGGGACTCGGCCGGCCACGAGAGCGTGGTGCGTCCCGGTGACGTACAGCACCTCAGCGCGGCCGCGGGCGTCCGGCACGTCGAGCGCAACGACGGCACGGTCCCGCTGACCTTCCTCCAGATGTGGCTGGCCCCGCTGAAGCCCGGCGGTGAGCCGTCGTACGAGGTCGTGCCGGGCATCGCCGACTCCACCCCGTACGCCCTGCCCGGAGCGGGCGCGATGCTGCACGTGCGGCGGCTGGCGGCGGGGGAGCGGACGGCCGTGCCGGACGCGGCGCACCTCTACGTCCACGTGGTGCGCGGCGAGGTGGGCCTCGCCGGGGAGACCCTCGGCCCCGGCGACTCGGCCCGGATCACCGGCGCCGAGGGGCTGGCGGCGGTGGGGGTGACGGCGGCGGAGCTGCTGGTGTGGGAGATGGGCCCGTAG
- a CDS encoding acyl carrier protein codes for MAATQEEIVAGLAEIVNEIAGIPTEDVQLDKSFTDDLDVDSLSMVEVVVAAEERFDVKIPDEDVKNLKTVGDATDYILKHQA; via the coding sequence ATGGCCGCCACCCAGGAAGAGATCGTCGCGGGCCTTGCCGAGATCGTGAACGAGATCGCCGGCATCCCCACCGAGGACGTCCAGCTCGACAAGTCCTTCACGGACGACCTCGACGTCGACTCCCTGTCCATGGTCGAGGTCGTCGTCGCCGCCGAGGAGCGCTTCGACGTGAAGATCCCCGACGAGGACGTCAAGAACCTGAAGACCGTCGGTGACGCCACCGACTACATCCTCAAGCACCAGGCCTGA
- a CDS encoding PucR family transcriptional regulator — protein sequence MPEPESHHSDPAVSAVHPHTATLRRLEKSSGSLAAQAIARMDDTLPWYRAMPPENRSWIGLVAQAGIAAFTEWFRHPEAPQAISTDVFGTAPRELTRAITLRQTVEMVRTTIEVMESAIDEVAAPGDERVLREALLVYAREIAFATAQVYAQAAEARGAWDARLESLVVNAVLSGEADEGAVSRAAALGWNSPEHVCVVLGTAPDGDSELTVEAIRRAARHAKLQVLTGVLGDRLVVIAGGSSVQPLNVAKSLIGPFAPGPVVAGPVMHDLQAATRSAQAAAAGLKACTAWQDAPRPVLADDLLPERAIAGDPGAREQLVEEIYRPLEEAGSALLETLSVYLEQASSLEGAARMLFVHPNTVRYRLRRVTDVTGWSPSDVRSAFTLRIALILGRLTDGESQP from the coding sequence GTGCCCGAACCCGAATCCCACCACAGCGACCCCGCGGTATCCGCCGTCCACCCGCACACCGCGACCCTGCGGCGGCTGGAGAAGTCCTCGGGGAGTCTCGCCGCGCAGGCCATCGCGCGGATGGACGACACCCTGCCGTGGTACCGGGCCATGCCCCCGGAGAACCGGTCCTGGATCGGGCTCGTGGCGCAGGCCGGCATCGCCGCCTTCACCGAGTGGTTCCGGCACCCCGAGGCGCCCCAGGCCATCTCGACCGACGTCTTCGGCACCGCGCCCCGCGAGCTGACCCGCGCGATCACCCTGCGCCAGACCGTGGAGATGGTGCGCACCACCATCGAGGTCATGGAGAGCGCCATCGACGAGGTGGCCGCGCCCGGCGACGAGCGCGTGCTCCGCGAGGCGCTGCTCGTGTACGCCCGCGAGATCGCCTTCGCCACCGCCCAGGTCTACGCCCAGGCCGCCGAGGCACGCGGTGCCTGGGACGCCCGGCTGGAGTCCCTGGTGGTGAACGCGGTGCTCAGCGGCGAGGCCGACGAGGGCGCGGTGAGCCGGGCGGCGGCGCTGGGCTGGAACTCGCCGGAGCACGTCTGCGTGGTGCTCGGCACCGCCCCGGACGGGGACAGCGAGCTGACCGTGGAGGCGATCCGGCGGGCCGCCCGGCACGCCAAGCTCCAGGTGCTCACCGGGGTGCTCGGGGACCGGCTGGTGGTGATCGCCGGAGGCAGCTCGGTGCAGCCGCTGAACGTGGCCAAGTCGCTGATCGGGCCGTTCGCGCCGGGGCCGGTGGTGGCGGGACCGGTCATGCACGACCTCCAGGCCGCGACCCGGTCCGCGCAGGCCGCGGCGGCCGGGCTGAAGGCGTGCACCGCCTGGCAGGACGCGCCCCGGCCGGTGCTGGCGGACGATCTGCTTCCGGAGCGCGCCATCGCGGGCGATCCCGGTGCGCGCGAGCAGTTGGTGGAGGAGATCTACAGACCGCTGGAGGAGGCCGGCTCGGCGCTGCTGGAGACCCTGAGTGTCTACCTGGAGCAGGCGAGCAGTCTCGAGGGCGCGGCGAGGATGCTCTTCGTTCACCCGAACACCGTGCGCTACCGGCTGCGACGTGTGACTGACGTCACCGGCTGGTCGCCCTCCGATGTACGATCCGCGTTCACGTTGCGGATCGCCCTGATCCTGGGGCGGCTCACCGACGGGGAGTCCCAGCCCTAG
- a CDS encoding aldose epimerase family protein, which yields MGELFGTLSDGTPVHRWTLERGGVRVRVLSYGGIVQSAEVPDREGHAADVVLGFPSVEGYVDHPGPYLGALVGRYANRIAGGRFTLDGRTYTLARNNGPNSLHGGDRGFDRYVWDAEPVEHGVRLSRVSPDGEEGFPGRLEVSATYTLDEAGALRIAYEAVTDAPTVVNLTNHSYFNLGGSGHAGGHELRLAASRYTPVDDGLIPAGDPVDVTDSRFDFRASRKVGSGYDHNYVLDKGVTPAAEEVAELYDPASGRVLTVATTEPGIQLYTADHLGAPFAPGEGIALETQHFPDSPNRPDFPTTRLEPGEVYRSATVYGFGTR from the coding sequence ATGGGCGAACTTTTCGGCACACTTTCCGACGGGACCCCGGTGCACCGCTGGACGCTCGAGCGCGGTGGGGTACGGGTCCGGGTGCTGTCGTACGGCGGGATCGTGCAGTCGGCCGAGGTGCCGGACCGGGAGGGGCACGCGGCGGACGTGGTGCTCGGGTTCCCCTCCGTCGAGGGCTATGTGGACCATCCGGGGCCGTATCTGGGCGCGTTGGTGGGCCGGTACGCCAACCGGATCGCGGGCGGCCGCTTCACCCTGGACGGGCGGACCTACACGCTGGCCCGGAACAACGGGCCCAACTCGCTGCACGGCGGCGACCGGGGCTTCGACCGGTACGTGTGGGACGCGGAGCCGGTGGAGCACGGGGTGCGGCTCAGCCGGGTCAGCCCGGACGGCGAGGAGGGCTTTCCGGGGCGTCTGGAGGTCTCGGCGACGTACACCCTGGACGAGGCGGGTGCGCTGCGGATCGCCTACGAGGCGGTGACGGACGCGCCGACGGTCGTGAACCTCACCAACCACTCGTACTTCAACCTCGGCGGATCGGGGCACGCGGGCGGTCATGAGCTGCGGCTGGCCGCCTCGCGGTACACGCCGGTGGACGACGGGCTGATCCCTGCGGGCGATCCGGTGGACGTGACGGACTCGCGCTTCGACTTCCGCGCCTCCCGCAAGGTCGGCTCGGGGTACGACCACAACTACGTGCTGGACAAGGGCGTCACGCCGGCCGCCGAGGAGGTGGCCGAGCTGTACGACCCGGCGTCGGGGCGGGTGCTGACGGTGGCGACGACCGAGCCGGGCATCCAGCTCTACACCGCCGACCACCTCGGCGCCCCGTTCGCGCCGGGCGAGGGGATCGCGCTGGAGACCCAGCACTTCCCGGACTCCCCCAACCGCCCGGACTTCCCCACCACCCGGCTGGAGCCGGGCGAGGTGTACCGCTCCGCGACGGTGTACGGCTTCGGGACGCGCTGA
- a CDS encoding MerR family transcriptional regulator — MTVMQTTQAVAAGQDICSGPPPRHPRPDGQDRYTISEVVAFTGLTAHTLRWYERIGLMPHVDRSHTGQRRYTNRDLDWLVFVTKLRLTGMPVADMVRYAELVRQGESTYDERRELLESTRRDVLSRIDELRDTLAVLDLKIGFYATEGTTR, encoded by the coding sequence ATGACGGTGATGCAGACCACGCAAGCGGTGGCGGCCGGCCAGGACATCTGTTCCGGCCCCCCGCCGCGCCATCCCCGGCCCGACGGCCAGGACCGGTACACGATCAGTGAGGTCGTCGCCTTCACCGGACTGACCGCGCACACCCTGCGCTGGTACGAGCGGATCGGCCTGATGCCGCACGTCGACCGCTCGCACACCGGCCAGCGCCGCTACACCAACCGCGACCTGGACTGGCTGGTCTTCGTCACCAAGCTGCGGCTCACCGGAATGCCGGTCGCCGACATGGTCCGGTACGCCGAGCTGGTGCGGCAGGGGGAGAGCACCTACGACGAGCGGCGCGAGCTGCTGGAGTCGACCCGCCGGGACGTGCTCTCCCGGATCGACGAGCTGCGCGACACGCTCGCCGTGCTCGACCTGAAGATCGGTTTCTACGCCACGGAGGGGACCACCCGATGA